In Trueperaceae bacterium, the genomic stretch CGGGCAGCGACGGGCTGGAGGAGTGGTGCGAAGCGCGCATCGGCCTGAGGCTCCCGCCCCGCTGGGCCGGCGCCGCGCTCGTGGCCGCGCTCGACGACCTGCTTCGCGCCGCCGGAGTGACCGCCAGCTTCACCGAGGCGTGTGACGCCCACAGGGCGAGCAACCGTTCGGTCCTCGCCCGCGCGTTCCGGGTGGCGATCCGGACGTTCGACGGCCGGCCGACGCCGACGCTCAAGACCGGCACCTCCGACATGAACGTCGTCGCGCCCAGTTGGGACGTCCCGATGGTGGCCTACGGGCCGGGCGATTCGAGCCTCGATCACACGCCGGAGGAGCGCCTGCCCCTGGGCGAGTACCTCCTCGCGGTGGACGTGTTGGAGCGGGTCCTGACCGAGCTGGCGGGCGCGTGACGAGGGGCTCGGGGCCGCTGCCTGTCGCTGCGTTCGACTGCCGTATTATCAAATGCGTGTAGCACCACCAACGCGACCCACCCGCAGCCGACCGTCCGGCGGCTTACACTCCCACCCATGAACGAACGCGTGGCTCTCGTGACCGGTGGGGCGAGCGGGATAGGGAAGGCGTGCGCCGCGCGCCTCGGGGCCGACGGGCTCGTCGTCGTGATCGCGGACCGCGACGCCGCCGCCGCCGCGGCGGCGGCCCGCGAGCTCGGTTGCCTGCACGTCGTCGCGGACGTCTCGACGCGGGACGGCTGCGCGGCGGCCGTGACGAGCGCGCTGGAACTCGCCGGGGGCCTCGACGTCCTCGTCGCCAACGCGGGTTACCAACACATCGACCCGCTCGCCTCCTTCCCCGAGGACACCTGGGACGACATGCTCGCGCTCATGCTCACCGGCCCGTTCCTGCTCACCAAGTACGCCTGGGAGGCCCTCGGACGGAGCGGCAACGGCAGGATCGTCTACATGGGGAGCGCCCACAGCCTGACCGCCAGCCCCTTCAAGGGCGCCTACGTGGCCGCCAAGCACGGCCTGGTCGGGCTGGC encodes the following:
- a CDS encoding 3-hydroxybutyrate dehydrogenase encodes the protein MNERVALVTGGASGIGKACAARLGADGLVVVIADRDAAAAAAAARELGCLHVVADVSTRDGCAAAVTSALELAGGLDVLVANAGYQHIDPLASFPEDTWDDMLALMLTGPFLLTKYAWEALGRSGNGRIVYMGSAHSLTASPFKGAYVAAKHGLVGLAKVAALEGGGAGITANVVAPAYVRTPLVAAQVADQARTRGIAEAEVEAKVFLENAAVKRLLEPSDVAALVGYLASEAAWGVTGSVHSIDLGWTAR